One Phycisphaerae bacterium RAS2 DNA window includes the following coding sequences:
- a CDS encoding Prenyltransferase and squalene oxidase repeat protein, whose product MMGNRRRRRATAIIATLTLLPFGALASTAWLSVPAASLGAPADSSRHPPLVTPEARAAMDKALKFLASRQASDGAFREQGGLGTYPVSMTALAGMALAGSGSTPTQGPYSPHLRKSLTYILRSAQRNGLICRAGEEEARSMYAHGFSMLFLAEVMGMEDDADRLNQIRFTLQKAVELTGRSQSDLGGWLYTPDMNGDEGSVTVTQVQGLRAARNAGIAVPKKVIDHAMGYLEKSIQPDGGIAYRVGMTGSRPPITAAAVACWFNAGQYNSPLALNALRFCKQTIGIGENRGGTWGHWFYAHLYYAQVNYLAGEETWKAYYPKVRDHLLATQNEDGSWEGDSVGYVYGTAISLTILQLPYNNLPIMQR is encoded by the coding sequence ATGATGGGGAATCGACGCCGTCGACGCGCGACTGCCATAATCGCGACACTCACCTTGCTGCCGTTCGGCGCACTGGCGTCGACCGCGTGGTTGTCTGTGCCGGCCGCATCGCTTGGCGCACCGGCCGATTCAAGCCGCCACCCGCCTCTCGTGACGCCGGAGGCCCGGGCCGCCATGGACAAGGCCCTCAAGTTTCTCGCCTCGCGGCAAGCGTCCGACGGCGCATTTCGTGAACAAGGCGGACTGGGAACCTATCCCGTTTCCATGACGGCCTTGGCGGGCATGGCCCTGGCCGGCTCGGGCAGCACCCCGACCCAAGGCCCCTATTCTCCCCACCTTCGAAAATCGCTCACCTACATCCTTCGTTCGGCGCAACGCAACGGCCTGATCTGCCGCGCCGGCGAGGAAGAAGCCCGCTCCATGTATGCACACGGTTTCTCCATGCTCTTCCTCGCGGAAGTCATGGGCATGGAGGACGACGCCGATCGACTGAACCAGATTCGTTTCACGCTGCAGAAAGCCGTTGAACTGACCGGCCGTTCGCAAAGCGATCTCGGCGGATGGTTGTACACGCCCGACATGAACGGCGACGAAGGATCCGTCACGGTCACGCAGGTGCAGGGGCTACGCGCCGCGCGCAACGCGGGAATCGCCGTTCCCAAGAAGGTCATTGACCACGCCATGGGCTATCTTGAGAAATCGATCCAGCCGGACGGTGGCATTGCCTATCGCGTCGGCATGACCGGCTCGCGCCCGCCGATCACCGCGGCGGCGGTTGCGTGCTGGTTCAACGCGGGGCAATACAACAGCCCGCTGGCGCTCAATGCCCTGCGCTTTTGTAAGCAGACCATCGGCATCGGCGAAAACCGCGGAGGCACCTGGGGTCACTGGTTTTATGCACACTTGTATTACGCGCAGGTGAACTACCTCGCCGGTGAAGAAACCTGGAAGGCGTATTACCCGAAGGTGCGCGACCATCTCCTCGCAACGCAGAACGAGGACGGTTCCTGGGAGGGCGACTCCGTCGGATACGTGTACGGCACCGCGATCTCTCTCACCATCCTCCAGCTTCCCTACAACAACCTTCCGATCATGCAGCGCTAG
- a CDS encoding NPCBM/NEW2 domain protein: MLLSEVAAITASGRQTRSDAPAPAAQRFEQVVTLIDGTVIHGAIKQSSNTLPGAFAFHPAWSDGLSIPYTAVAGIRFRSADAAEYDDRLLRREPGRDVLLLARDGKVLAVPGAVELLGADQCEFRVGRKLQTAPIQSLVGIVFGSQVPRQKPAARIALRGGDVIGAALIAIRDDRVQIASELIGPLDLALGAVQRLELSSARVVSLVDLAPATTQVRSVLDTTWSVGRNANLRGQPLSIRGQVFQRGIGVHAYTLLAYDLSAAYEYFTATVGIDDSAPEFASVIFRIKLDGRIAYESPVLRRSDAPAQVNVKLTGARVLELECDPTEDLDMGDHAVWGAPSLVKPRPTANRSDD; the protein is encoded by the coding sequence ATGCTGCTGTCAGAAGTCGCCGCCATCACCGCGTCCGGCCGGCAGACTCGCAGCGACGCGCCGGCTCCTGCCGCACAGCGTTTCGAGCAAGTCGTCACACTAATTGATGGAACCGTCATTCACGGTGCGATCAAACAATCATCGAACACTCTGCCCGGCGCGTTCGCGTTCCATCCCGCATGGAGCGATGGGTTATCGATTCCATACACAGCCGTCGCGGGCATTCGATTCCGCAGCGCCGATGCCGCCGAATATGACGACCGCCTGCTTCGCCGGGAGCCGGGGCGAGATGTGCTGCTGCTGGCGCGCGATGGAAAAGTGCTGGCCGTGCCCGGGGCGGTTGAATTGCTCGGGGCCGATCAATGCGAATTTCGCGTCGGACGAAAGCTCCAAACCGCTCCGATCCAGTCGCTCGTCGGCATCGTGTTTGGGTCACAGGTCCCGCGGCAGAAGCCTGCGGCGCGAATCGCGCTTCGGGGTGGTGATGTCATCGGAGCAGCCCTGATCGCCATTCGTGACGACCGCGTGCAAATCGCCAGCGAATTGATTGGACCGCTGGATCTTGCCCTGGGGGCCGTGCAGCGACTGGAACTATCCAGCGCACGGGTCGTGTCGCTGGTCGATCTCGCACCCGCCACGACGCAGGTCCGCTCGGTTCTCGACACGACCTGGTCGGTCGGGCGCAACGCGAACCTTCGAGGTCAGCCGTTGTCCATCCGCGGTCAGGTCTTCCAACGCGGCATCGGCGTTCATGCCTATACCTTGCTGGCTTATGACCTGTCCGCGGCGTATGAGTATTTCACGGCCACGGTCGGCATCGACGATTCCGCACCCGAATTCGCAAGCGTCATATTTCGCATCAAGCTCGACGGACGCATCGCCTATGAATCGCCGGTGTTGCGCCGATCCGACGCGCCAGCGCAGGTCAACGTGAAACTGACCGGCGCGCGCGTCCTTGAGTTGGAGTGCGACCCCACCGAGGATCTTGATATGGGAGATCACGCGGTCTGGGGCGCGCCCAGTCTGGTCAAACCGCGGCCGACCGCCAACCGTTCGGATGACTGA
- a CDS encoding hypothetical protein (Aerotolerance regulator N-terminal), whose product MLTWLSGFFMNPVLAAGALGVASPILIHFLSRRKFRRVRWAAMDFLLDALKKNRRRVRMEQIILLTLRCLAVLLIAMMVARPFLSRGSLASLLGASPRSERIIVVDDSFSMAARVGSGESAFDRAMNATRRLVELLAAESPQDSIAIWLTSNRSQPLVAAPRLDGESARRVHDALEIAKPSHRTAQFDAAFDAVNQSLRAAAGQANAVVYVVSDFQRSDWATDDSSRAPTPASVALILLAAPPRQTEFVLIDVTTTTPSNLALVELRAVQPQVVSGVPARFEAVVANFSSDDASDLELSLSLADQVIPPVHLGRLTAGEVRREPIEITFPLAGSCLLSGQIVGDAARDSLALDDRRMAAVDVQAAVNVLLVDGEPSGDPFKDEVYLLRTALRPAGRAASGNDITVVSEADLDGIELSSFHVVVLANVARLSAAGRAQLETFLRAGGGVLVAVGRQLDIDWYNESLYRNGEGWLPMPLGEQVESAAAGSALHPLEWEAGHPALRAFVDPLAGALRQVQFDAFIRLNEASTAKPITASQPGATSAPDQPAPRVLIRLDDEARSPLLVERRVGRGTCVVLASTLDQDWNNWASSFSYVPIMLELVQHIARPPQALFQSSVGQPLVFPVDPARYSDTAAVRGPEYPVTAEWPIRARATEHGALFEFDQTDRAGAYEVIFSTKSGQSQSRRACVNLDPRESNLGPVNREQLQAALPDVRFTLVQDIDSLMADNQTLRTEMWWPLLLMAVAVLMAEQSLAWWFGTRG is encoded by the coding sequence ATGCTGACGTGGCTGTCTGGGTTTTTCATGAATCCGGTGCTCGCGGCCGGGGCATTGGGCGTCGCCAGTCCGATTCTGATTCATTTTCTCTCACGGCGAAAGTTCCGGCGCGTCCGCTGGGCCGCCATGGATTTTCTGCTCGATGCTCTCAAGAAGAACCGCCGGCGCGTACGGATGGAGCAGATCATTCTGCTCACCCTGCGCTGCCTTGCCGTCCTGCTGATCGCCATGATGGTCGCGCGGCCATTTCTCTCGCGCGGTTCGCTCGCGTCGTTGCTCGGAGCGTCGCCGCGCAGCGAGCGGATCATTGTCGTGGACGACTCGTTTTCGATGGCTGCCCGGGTCGGGTCCGGGGAGTCGGCCTTTGATCGTGCCATGAATGCGACACGCCGGCTCGTTGAGCTTCTTGCCGCGGAGTCTCCGCAGGATTCAATAGCGATTTGGCTGACATCGAACCGATCGCAACCCCTCGTGGCCGCCCCCCGCCTCGATGGTGAGTCCGCCCGCCGCGTTCACGATGCCCTCGAGATCGCGAAACCTTCGCACCGGACCGCACAATTCGACGCGGCATTCGACGCCGTGAACCAATCGCTCCGCGCCGCCGCCGGTCAAGCCAACGCCGTCGTTTACGTGGTCAGTGATTTTCAGCGGTCGGACTGGGCGACGGACGATTCGTCGCGCGCGCCGACTCCGGCTTCGGTTGCCTTGATTCTTCTCGCCGCTCCGCCGCGCCAGACCGAGTTCGTGCTGATCGATGTGACCACGACAACGCCATCGAATCTCGCATTGGTCGAGCTTCGCGCGGTCCAGCCCCAGGTTGTGTCCGGCGTGCCCGCGCGGTTCGAGGCGGTCGTCGCAAACTTCTCATCTGACGATGCGAGCGATCTGGAATTGAGCCTTTCGCTCGCCGATCAGGTGATTCCTCCGGTGCACCTCGGGCGTTTGACTGCGGGAGAGGTGAGGCGCGAGCCGATCGAAATCACTTTTCCCCTCGCCGGCTCTTGCCTCCTGTCCGGACAAATCGTCGGCGATGCCGCGCGCGACTCGCTGGCGCTCGACGATCGCCGCATGGCGGCCGTTGACGTGCAGGCAGCCGTGAACGTGCTGTTGGTGGACGGCGAACCCAGCGGTGACCCTTTCAAGGACGAGGTGTATTTGCTTCGCACCGCGCTTCGGCCCGCCGGCCGCGCCGCAAGCGGCAACGACATCACCGTCGTTTCCGAAGCCGATCTCGATGGGATTGAACTTTCTTCTTTCCATGTTGTTGTCCTCGCCAACGTCGCGCGATTGAGCGCCGCAGGCCGGGCACAACTGGAGACGTTCCTTCGCGCAGGCGGCGGCGTGCTGGTGGCCGTGGGCAGGCAACTGGACATCGACTGGTACAACGAATCGCTCTATCGCAACGGCGAGGGGTGGCTCCCCATGCCGCTTGGCGAACAGGTGGAATCGGCGGCCGCGGGAAGCGCCTTGCACCCGCTTGAATGGGAGGCGGGCCATCCGGCGCTGCGTGCCTTCGTTGATCCGCTTGCCGGTGCGCTGCGCCAGGTGCAATTCGATGCTTTCATCCGATTGAACGAAGCCAGCACAGCGAAGCCCATCACCGCAAGCCAACCCGGCGCGACCTCGGCACCGGATCAACCCGCGCCCCGAGTGCTGATTCGTCTCGATGACGAGGCGCGTTCGCCATTGCTCGTCGAGCGGCGCGTGGGCCGGGGAACCTGCGTGGTACTGGCCTCCACGCTCGATCAGGATTGGAACAACTGGGCGTCAAGTTTCAGTTATGTCCCGATCATGCTCGAACTGGTTCAGCACATTGCGCGGCCGCCTCAAGCGTTGTTTCAATCCTCCGTCGGACAGCCGCTGGTCTTCCCGGTCGATCCGGCCCGGTATTCCGACACCGCAGCGGTGCGTGGTCCCGAATACCCCGTCACCGCAGAATGGCCGATTCGCGCGCGGGCAACCGAGCATGGTGCCCTGTTCGAGTTCGACCAAACCGATCGAGCGGGTGCGTATGAAGTTATTTTCTCCACCAAGAGCGGGCAGTCGCAATCGCGGCGCGCGTGCGTCAATCTCGACCCGCGCGAATCGAACCTCGGCCCGGTCAACAGGGAACAGCTGCAGGCTGCCTTGCCCGACGTTCGATTCACCCTCGTGCAGGACATTGACTCCTTGATGGCGGACAATCAGACGCTGCGCACCGAAATGTGGTGGCCGCTCCTGCTGATGGCGGTGGCCGTGTTGATGGCCGAGCAATCCCTGGCATGGTGGTTTGGAACGCGAGGATAG
- a CDS encoding ATPase family associated with various cellular activities (AAA) — protein MQTHSNETPDSSDLAAAQKLRDSHRRIRDELRKIIVGQDEVIEQLLIALFSGGHCILEGVPGLAKTLMISSLARCLSLTFNRIQFTPDLMPSDITGTEVIAEDRATGSRVFRFLKGPVFANIILADEINRTPPKTQAAMLESMQERQVTVGGVRHALDEPFFVLATQNPIEQEGTYPLPEAQQDRFMFKVFIGYPTYEEECEIAQRTTTDTAAEVASVLSGAEIVELQRIVRRVPIAPPIVRHAVDLIRKSRPADPTSPEFVRKNVAWGAGPRAVQYLILAAKARAVLRGHYHVSTEDLRALAAPVLRHRVIPNFAAQALGYTPDRLVTELLEATPPHQSGSSADDRIQKVLS, from the coding sequence ATGCAGACGCATTCAAATGAAACACCCGATTCTTCCGACCTGGCAGCCGCCCAGAAGCTCCGCGATTCGCATCGTCGCATTCGTGACGAATTGCGGAAGATCATCGTCGGTCAGGACGAAGTGATCGAGCAACTGCTCATTGCCCTGTTTTCCGGCGGGCATTGCATTCTCGAAGGCGTGCCCGGGCTGGCCAAGACTCTCATGATTTCCAGCCTGGCGCGGTGCCTGTCGCTTACCTTCAATCGCATCCAGTTCACGCCCGATCTGATGCCCAGCGACATCACCGGCACCGAGGTCATCGCCGAGGATCGCGCAACCGGCAGCCGCGTCTTTCGCTTTCTCAAAGGCCCGGTGTTCGCGAACATCATTCTTGCTGACGAAATCAACCGCACCCCGCCCAAGACCCAGGCCGCCATGCTCGAGTCCATGCAGGAGCGTCAGGTCACGGTCGGCGGCGTGCGCCATGCGCTGGATGAACCGTTCTTTGTTCTCGCGACCCAGAACCCGATCGAGCAGGAAGGGACTTACCCTCTCCCGGAAGCACAGCAGGACCGATTCATGTTCAAGGTCTTCATCGGCTACCCCACCTACGAAGAGGAATGCGAGATTGCCCAGCGCACGACGACCGACACGGCAGCCGAGGTGGCGTCCGTCCTAAGCGGCGCGGAGATTGTCGAATTGCAGCGCATTGTGCGCCGGGTGCCGATCGCCCCGCCGATCGTGCGCCATGCCGTGGATCTGATTCGCAAGAGCCGGCCGGCCGATCCGACTTCGCCTGAATTCGTTCGCAAGAATGTGGCGTGGGGCGCGGGTCCTCGCGCGGTTCAGTACCTGATCCTCGCGGCCAAGGCTCGTGCGGTGTTGCGCGGCCACTACCACGTTTCAACGGAAGATCTTCGCGCCCTGGCAGCACCGGTTCTCCGACATCGCGTAATTCCGAACTTCGCTGCGCAGGCGCTGGGATACACACCGGATCGGCTCGTGACGGAATTGCTGGAGGCCACGCCGCCGCACCAGAGTGGATCGTCCGCGGACGATCGCATTCAGAAAGTGTTGTCCTGA